The region TGTGACTATGCCCGATACGCCAAACGGCACCATTATATAGTGGAGTACGATTGATGTTTCTTGCACAGTGCCTAAAATATCGCCGGCTTCTACTTGTTGACCTATTGTAGCCTTAGGTATAAACTCCCAAAGCTTGCTATGACTAAGCGAGTCAACCGAAAAGCCTCGTTTAATTCGGTCGCCGGCAAGATTATATAGAACGTTAAGCGGTCGTTCAATTCCGTCGAAAATACCCTCGATTAGACCGGGCGCAAGCTCGACCGAAAGAGGTTCGCCGGTAGAAACTACGGTATCGCCCACGCATAAACCGCTTGTTTCTTCATAAACTTGAATTGAGGCTTTGTCGCCACGCAGTTCGATAACTTCGCCTATTAGATTGTTTTCGCCAACGTGAACAACGTCATACATTTTAACGTCGCCCATATTTTCGGCTACGATTAACGGCCCGCTTACTTTAATTATTTTACCTTGCATATTATTAATCCTCTTTATTAAACAATATATCTACGCCGAGAGCTTTTTCCACGTCCTTTTTTATGCCGAGCATGCCTAGACTAGACGTCGAATCGTCAAGCGGTATTGGCACAATGATAGGAAAAGGTTGAGCTTTAAGTTTTTCAATGGTGTCGGGAAATTGTTGAGCTAACGCTTCGTCTATAAAAATAACGGCAAATTCGTTTAAAGTCAGTTTGCGTATAAGTTGAAGCGCAGTAGAAGAGTCGTTGCAATCAAAAACTTCTACGCCAACTGCGGAAAACCCCGCTACCGAAGAATATTGACCTATAACCCCCATTCGCTCATACATAAATATCTTTTAACCTCGTCTTTATTAGTTCCTTATCAATTTTATTTTTAATGCAACTTAGAATAATTCTAACGTTGCTAATTTCTGCTTGTTTAGCTAAATAGTAATAAATTAATGGCATTACGCTGTTGTTTACGCTTGAATAAGGCTGTAAAAATTTCTTTTTATAGCTATCGACATAAGTTTCCGCTTGGGCAAAGGAAGTTTTTTCTTGACAAATTTTTAGACATAATTTGCAAAGCGGTAGATAAACCGAACGATTAAATTTGCCAAAAAGCTCGTAATCTTTGACGTCGAAAGAATTTGTTAAAGATGTAAGAGTATCAAAAGATAAATCTTGCAAAAGCAAATTACCGCCTTCGATAAAGAATTGTCGAGTAAATTCTGCCGTAAAGTTAGCGTTTAACGAACGGTAAGACGACATTATATTGGTCAAATCAATATCGACTTTTACGTAATCAAGCATTTCTTTGTTATTTGACTTTTTTGCTAGCGACAAAAAGTGTTTATACATAGCTTTGTCGGCAATAAGGTCAATTTCATAAGGGGCAAGCTCGGTTTTGTCGTATTCGTTAAGTAAATCTTGCGCAAACTGAGGCAATGACGAATAGTCTTGTTTTGCAATAGCGTTAAAAAGTTCTTTTACCTCTATACTGCCAAAAGTTAGGCAACTACTTGATAAGTCTTTGTCAAGTTTTTTACTTTTAACAAGTAGTTTGATGTTAAGAAAGTCGTAAAAAGTAACAAATATGTTGGTGAGTTCGGTTACCATTGTATATTTATTGAGAAAAGCAATAGTTTGCGCCATTTCTTGCATAAGCAAGGGTTCAAAATCAGGCGAATCTAGCTTAGAAAAGCTAGCATATCCAAATTCTTGTAGCAATTTGTATGCCGAAGATAAATCGACACAATTAGATAGGCGAACAATTTTATCGCCTTTTATAAGTCGCGTAGATAATACTGCGACTAGACCGCTAGCAAAATATGCGCTACTACCATTCATAATTAGTCCCCAAACAAAATTTTAAGCACTTGCGCTTCTTTTTTCTCTCTTGAAGCGACAAATATGCGTTCAAGCGTCAAATTTTTGTCGTATTCCTTTTTTGCAAGCAAAATACCGCCCGAAATATCAAGGTACTTTTTGCTTAAAAGTAAATGTAAAT is a window of Clostridia bacterium DNA encoding:
- a CDS encoding V-type ATP synthase subunit F; translated protein: MYERMGVIGQYSSVAGFSAVGVEVFDCNDSSTALQLIRKLTLNEFAVIFIDEALAQQFPDTIEKLKAQPFPIIVPIPLDDSTSSLGMLGIKKDVEKALGVDILFNKED
- a CDS encoding V-type ATPase subunit — protein: MNGSSAYFASGLVAVLSTRLIKGDKIVRLSNCVDLSSAYKLLQEFGYASFSKLDSPDFEPLLMQEMAQTIAFLNKYTMVTELTNIFVTFYDFLNIKLLVKSKKLDKDLSSSCLTFGSIEVKELFNAIAKQDYSSLPQFAQDLLNEYDKTELAPYEIDLIADKAMYKHFLSLAKKSNNKEMLDYVKVDIDLTNIMSSYRSLNANFTAEFTRQFFIEGGNLLLQDLSFDTLTSLTNSFDVKDYELFGKFNRSVYLPLCKLCLKICQEKTSFAQAETYVDSYKKKFLQPYSSVNNSVMPLIYYYLAKQAEISNVRIILSCIKNKIDKELIKTRLKDIYV